A genomic segment from Colletotrichum higginsianum IMI 349063 chromosome 5, whole genome shotgun sequence encodes:
- a CDS encoding Actin cytoskeleton-regulatory complex protein END3 has product MAPRIEAQEIETYWNIFSARTGGGQFLTGEQAAPVLKNSGLTDNQLERVWDLADVDNDGNLDFEEFCVAMRVIFDILNGEYSDVPTTLPDWLVPESKAHLVQANRALAGKQVAFEQVEDDPDSPGLKDGFDWYMTPQDKAKYESIYQENRDARGEVAFSSLEDLYESLDVPDTDIRSAWNLINPSAGPSINKDACLAFLHILNNRHEGFRIPRTVPASLRASFERNKIDYQLDNQAPGASRWATKADESTATGRKAKFGDQYLTRLGRSGFKTSGTDFSTAKTDDWEEVRLKKQLQELDEKMARVEADVERKKGGKRDSKPALVKRELEQLLDYKRKELRELEDGTGKAKGGASLKSVSEDLQTVREQVEGLETHLSSRQHVLEQLRREIEDEKLSR; this is encoded by the exons ATGGCTCCCCGTATCGAAGCACAAGAGATCGAGACGTACTGGAACATCTTCTCCGCCCGAACGGGCGGGGGCCAGTTCCTGACGGGAGAGCAGGCCGCGCCGGTGCTCAAGAACAGCGGCCTGACGGACAATCAGCTCGAACGGGTGTgggacctcgccgacgttgacAACGATGGTAACCTCGACTTTGAGGAGTTCTGCGTTGCGATGAGGGTCATCTTTGACATTTTGAACGGG GAGTACTCAGACGTCCCCACGACACTCCCCGACTGGCTCGTGCCCGAATCCAAAGCACATCTTGTCCAGGCGAATCGTGCGCTTGCAGGGAAGCAAGTGGCAttcgagcaggtcgaggatgacCCGGACTCGCCCGGTTTGAAGGATGGCTTCGACTGGTACATGACCCCCCAAGACAAGGCCAAATACGAGTCGATATACCAAGAAAACCGAGATGCGCGGGGCGAAGTGGCAT TTTCCTCTCTTGAGGACTTGTACGAATCCCTCGACGTTCCCGACACCGACATCCGCTCTGCGTGGAACCTCATCAACCCCTCGGCCGGTCCCTCCATCAACAAGGACGCCTGCCTCGCCTTCCTCCACATCCTCAACAACCGCCACGAAGGGTTCCGTATCCCGCGCACCGTCCCCGCGTCCCTCCGCGCCTCGTTCGAGCGCAACAAGATCGACTATCAGCTCGACAACCAGGCACCCGGTGCTTCTCGCTGGGCAACAAAGGCCGACGAAtcaacggcgacgggccGCAAGGCCAAGTTCGGCGACCAGTATCTCAcgcgcctcggccgcagCGGCTTCAAGACGAGTGGCACCGACTTCTCAACGGCCAAGACGGACGACTGGGAGGAGGTTCGCCTCAAGAAGCAGCTACAGGAGCTCGATGAGAAGATGGCCCGCGTTGAGGCCGACGTTGAGCGcaagaagggcggcaagCGCGACAGCAAGCCTGCCCTCGTCAAGCGCGAGCTCGAGCAGCTTCTCGACTACAAGCGCAAGGAGCTGCGCGAGCTTGAGGACGGCACTGGCAAAGCCAAGGGCGGCGCCAGCCTCAAGAGCGTGTCGGAAGACCTGCAGACAGTCagggagcaggtcgagggcctcgagacCCACCTCTCGTCGCGGCAGCACGTGCTCGAGCAGCTACGGAGGGAGAttgaggacgagaagcttAGCAGATAA
- a CDS encoding FAD-binding protein, producing the protein MVKTVVILGAAYGGLATAHRLLKYTRQTEQDLRVILVSKTTHFYWNLASVRAVVPDIVNDEQIFQPIEAGFAKYPKESFEFVLGTATGLDVARKSALVTTPSGPRSLPYDYLVLATGARSASPDMPWKGANTYEETLDLLHKTAEGVKAAKHIVVAGAGPTGVECAAEIRFEYKDKEVILLSAHKEILGGDTIAKGVENEIVRLGVQVKKNARVRTSRPLPDGKTEVMLVTGETIKTDLYMPTMGLVPNTEYLDASLLTEHKYVNVDDCMRVKGADNVWACGDIVTSPRAGFMLTDKQAAGVVKNIELAIKGKDQLAVRGMPVDVFVCSTGRSRGAGRVGIVKVPSLFVWGLKSRTLGMNWTQPYTTGAQW; encoded by the exons ATGGTCAAGACGGTCGTTATTCTCGGTGCGGCTTACGGCGGTCTGGCCACCGCTCATCGATTGCTCAAGTACACACGCCAGACAGAGCAAGATCTTAGAGTGATATTGGTTTCAAAG ACAACCCATTTCTACTGGAACCTGGCCTCCGTCCGTGCCGTCGTGCCTGACATCGTCAACGACGAGCAGATCTTCCAGCCGATTGAGGCCGGTTTTGCCAAGTATCCAAAGGAAAGCTTCGAGTTCGTGCTCGGCACGGCCACGGGTCTTGACGTGGCCCGCAAGTCGGCTCTCGTCACTACCCCGTCCGGCCCCCGGTCTCTGCCCTACGACTACCTTGTTCTCGCCACTGGCGCCCGCTCCGCGAGCCCGGACATGCCGTGGAAAGGCGCCAATACATACGAGGAAACCCTTGATCTGCTGCacaagacggccgagggggTCAAGGCGGCAAAGCACATCGTCGTGGCGGGCGCCGGCCCCACGGGTGTTGAGTgcgccgccgagatccgCTTCGAGTACAAGGATAAGGAGGTCATCCTGCTGTCGGCCCACAAGgagatcctcggcggcgacaccATTGCCAAGGGCGTTGAGAACGAGATCGTACGGCTGGGGGTACAGGTCAAGAAGAACGCGCGAGTGAGAACCTCACGGCCGCTGCCAGACGGCAAGACGGAGGTGATGCTCGTCACCGGGGAGACCATCAAGACGGATCTGTACATGCCGACGATGGGCCTCGTGCCGAACACCGAGTACCTCGACGCCAGCCTACTCACTGAGCACAAGTATGTCAACGTGGATGATTGCATGCgcgtcaagggcgccgaTAACGTCTGGGCGTGCGGGGACATCGTCACATCTCCGCGCGCCGGTTTCATGCTCACGGACAAGCAG gccgccggcgtggTCAAGAACATCGAGCTCGCCATCAAGGGCAAGGATCAGTTGGCCGTGAGGGGCATGCCAGTCGACGTCTTTGTGTGCTCCACTGGCCGCAGCCGCGGCGCGGGCCGCGTCGGCATCGTTAAAGTGCCCTCCCTCTTCGTCTGGGGTTTGAAATCCAGGACCCTGGGGATGAACTGGACTCAGCCATACACCACTGGGGCCCAGTGGTGA
- a CDS encoding Acyl CoA binding protein — MSAPQSEAFKQAVTDSKKLTAKPGNDELLELYGLYKVSTGEDISSAPKPGMFDLKGKAKQSAWQKVVDEGTTPEQAQEKYVALVNTLKEKYGYDANKEPEAVGN; from the exons ATGTCTGCCCCCCAGAGCGAAGCCTTCAAGCAGGCTGTCACCGACAGCAAGAAGCTTACCGCCAAGCCCGGTAACGATGAGCTTCTTGAGCTCTACG GCCTTTACAAGGTCAGCACCGGCGAGGACATCTCCAGCGCTCCCAAGCCTGGCATGTTCGACCTCAAG GGTAAGGCGAAGCAGAGTGCGTGGCagaaggtcgtcgacgaaggcACCACCCCCGAACAGGCCCAGGAGAAGtacgtcgccctcgtcaacACTCTCAAGGAGAAGTACGGCTACGACGCCAACAAGGAGCCCGAGGCTGTTGGCAACTAA
- a CDS encoding Tyrosyl-DNA phosphodiesterase yields MDRTPKRQRLSEDVEESKTGNRPPGPQSLSRAISPPKKRNRHGDRIASPFQLTRIRDLPEAANKDTVTLKDILGDPLIAECWEFNFLHDIHFLMSHFDEDTRNLVKVHVVHGFWKKEDPNRLALQKDAEAYPNVELHGAFMPEMFGTHHSKMMVLIRHDDSAQVIIHTANMIVRDWTNMTNAVWRSPLLPLLSDEHAEDTSATDHPFGTGKRFKHDLLSYLRAYNARRPITRTLVAQLCNYDFSSVRATFIASVPGRHPILDTSQTAWGWPALKRALGSVPVQEGESEIVIQVSSIATLGPTDSWIQKCLFDSLAVSKNKSSSRPKPKFKVVFPTADEIRQSLDGYASGGSIHTKIQSQQQMKQLQYLRPIFCHWANDAPEGKILSETAAIQKAGRERAAPHIKTYIRYGEKSIDWALVTSANISKQAWGEAMGASQEVRVASWEVGVLVWPSIITDNATMVGTFETDMPPREGGSGDTVVGLRIPYNLPLQSYGKDEIPWVASMAHTEPDRMGRFWGAE; encoded by the exons ATGGACCGGACCCCGAAAAGACAGCGTCTAtccgaggacgtcgaggagtCCAAGACAGGAAATAGACCCCCCGGTCCTCAATCTCTGAGCCGGGCCATCAGCCCTCCTAAGAAAAGGAACCGACACGGCGATCGTATTGCATCACCTTTCCAGCTTACCCGCATTCGAGATTTGCCTGAAGCCGCGAACAAGGATACCGTTACGCTGAAGGACATCCTCGGCGATCCTTTGATTGCCGAATGTTGGGAGTTTAACTTCTTGCACGACATACATTTCCTGATGAGCCACTTTGACGAGGACACGAGAAATCTAGTCAAGGTCCACGTTGTTCATGGTTTctggaagaaggaggatCCAAACCGGTTGGCTCTCCAG AAAGATGCAGAAGCATACCCAAATGTCGAGCTCCATGGCGCTTTCATGCCCGAGATGTTCGGGACTCATCATTCCAAAATGATGGTTTTGATCCGCCATGATGACTCGGCCCAAGTGATCATACACACCGCCAACATGATTGTCAGAGACTGGACGAACATGACCAATGCTGTCTGGCGATCGCCCTTGCTTCCACTCCTTTCTGACGAACATGCCGAAGATACTTCGGCAACCGACCATCCTTTTGGAACAGGGAAGAGGTTTAAACATGACCTGCTTAGCTACTTGAGAGCCTATAATGCCCGCAGACCAATCACCAGAACCTTGGTCGCCCAGCTGTGCAATTACGACTTTTCGAGTGTGCGAGCTACATTCATCGCTAGTGTACCCGGGCGCCATCCCATTCTCGACACTTCACAGACGGCCTGGGGCTGGCCGGCGCTTAAGAGAGCTTTAGGGAGCGTCCCTGTACAAGAAGGGGAGTCCGAGATCGTAATCCAGGTATCGTCCATCGCCACTCTGGGACCAACGGACAGTTGGATTCAGAAATGTCTCTTCGATTCTCTCGCAGTGTCAAAAAATAAATCATCGAGCCGCCCCAAACCGAAGTTCAAAGTGGTGTTCCCAACCGCGGATGAAATCAGACAAAGCCTTGATGGGTACGCATCCGGTGGTTCAATCCATACGAAAATCCAGTCTCAACAGCAGATGAAGCAATTGCAATACCTGCGACCCATCTTCTGCCATTGGGCAAATGATGCCCCGGAAGGAAAGA TATTGTCCGAAACAGCGGCAATCCAAAAAGCCGGTCGAGAACGAGCAGCGCCGCACATCAAGACCTACATTCGTTACGGCGAGAAGTCGATAGACTGGGCCCTCGTTACGTCGGCCAATATTTCCAAGCAAGCATGGGGCGAGGCAATGGGAGCGTCGCAAGAGGTTAGGGTCGCATCGTGGGAGGTCGGAGTACTGGTCTGGCCTTCTATCATAACGGACAACGCGACGATGGTCGGTACCTTCGAGACAGACATGCCTCccagagagggaggaagcGGAGATACAGTAGTCGGATTGAGAATTCCCTACAATCTGCCACTTCAGTCCTATGGCAAAGATGAGATACCCTGGGTGGCGAGCATGGCCCATACGGAGCCAGACAGGATGGGAAGATTCTGGGGCGCCGAGTAG
- a CDS encoding Ankyrin repeat protein yields MDPLSISASVIALFQIPVALGKGAQLLATLRHAPADFCDLVNELNTLQAVIKQVRSLLEELTNEQTSNTAFTPVDTSTAVALELELRFIVEELQALCDRLTATDKADEKDRPRQVSKRRWIREQSNITKLKSRVNTTRNYLMLCFGAIVSSQSLRQGRLMVETHQLVQGLPRTFERKTERIRDTLVAGHANIDNMVATLDGQIRAQASDLEQLLTAKCQPPNQSNLLKLDRPNAEADPYVSVEVSVHRNCLSCCRCQCHQHHRMQSPAWMRSVFGTLFLQYNSVPLLRPQKCDLGECRASSPASSRLIYLFPKWFLSRAVFLATSWSSLTGTGASIHLHVPRLVPRDQMVSVVYNCDIAWIKRGITNSTVLPTDVDEDGNSLLMLSLRDVNLPLSEFLVQQGWPLHLENVTGWYGKVRTQLSSMLTRPRTASSRSRLLYYATKHERIQSLKPEHRRMIEHLTFSQGGSGSTSTLIHDAVLGVTSMSVLDAITRARSDIDSLDSYGWCPLHWAIYLDDYKSLEVLLYRGASPKTVTRSGWTPLHYAARYEPPGSVRMAQAVIEAGADINAQVRNYRGFKGETAIIFAFDNPEMVKLLLEHSSVIVVKTDINWVCPLSYRARRTSNVDRHDPRRWHWDRSLDLLISAGMDLDLPSQQTGYEGRTPLHDTILWRNAALLELLIQHGARLDAMDKYGSGVLHFAAQSANLELINVLRDAQICGLNTDQTNAAGDTPMRIMTARMYGAEERRQPGETRPTYEEWLAFKQLLLEIRGRTCGHFSTDHTGTVFLGRYSHNAQSDVEDITSMGVSEDDHSDEDEFFDTSEGLQS; encoded by the exons ATGGATCCTCTTTCAATCTCGGCCAGCGTCATCGCTCTCTTCCAAATACCCGTGGCTCTCGGCAAGGGAGCCCAGTTGCTTGCTACTCTTCGGCATGCTCCCGCAGACTTCTGCGACCTGGTGAATGAACTTAACACCTTGCAAGCTGTTATCAAGCAGGTCAGGAGCTTGCTGGAAGAGTTGACGAACGAGCAAACGAGCAATACGGCATTTACTCCCGTGGACACATCGACAGCTGTGGCGTTAGAACTTGAGTTAAGATTCATCGTAGAGGAGCTCCAGGCGCTCTGCGATCGACTCACAGCCACGGACAAGGCAGATGAGAAGGACCGGCCTCGCCAAGTATCGAAAAGAAGATGGATACGAGAGCAAAGCAACATCACCAAACTCAAGTCCAGGGTAAACACAACCAGAAACTATTTGATGCTGTGTTTCGGTGCCATAGTATCGTCGCAGAG CTTGAGACAAGGCAGGTTAATGGTCGAAACTCATCAGCTCGTTCAAGGCCTGCCCCGGACTTTTGAAAGAAAAACCGAGAGAATTCGCGATACATTGGTCGCAGGCCATGCCAACATCGACAATATGGTGGCCACGCTCGACGGCCAGATTCGTGCACAAGCATCCGACCTGGAACAATTGTTAACGGCCAAATGTCAACCTCCGAATCAGAGCAATCTTCTGAAGCTGGACCGCCCAAATGCCGAAGCCGATCCTTACGTTTCGGTCGAGGTCTCAGTCCACCGAAACTGCTTGTCCTGCTGCAGATGTCAATGTCATCAACATCACAGAATGCAGAGCCCAGCTTGGATGCGCTCCGTCTTTGGCACGCTTTTTCTCCAATACAACAGCGTCCCGTTGTTGAGGCCCCAAAAGTGTGACCTCGGGGAATGCAGAGCAAGCTCTCCTGCTTCTTCGCGCTTGATCTACCTCTTTCCCAAGTGGTTTCTCTCTCGTGCTGTCTTTCTTGCGACTTCCTGGAGTAGTCTGACCGGGACAGGTGCTTCTATCCATCTTCACGTCCCAAGGCTTGTTCCACGAGACCAGATGGTATCGGTTGTGTACAACTGTGATATTGCATGGATAAAACGAGGCATCACCAACTCGACCGTACTGCCAACAGACGTGGATGAAGACGGAAACTCGCTTCTCATG TTATCCCTTCGTGACGTTAACCTCCCCCTCTCGGAATTCCTCGTTCAACAGGGCTGGCCGCTACACCTGGAAAATGTGACTGGATGGTATGGCAAGGTACGAACGCAATTAAGCTCCATGCTAACACGGCCCAGGACAGCTTCATCACGCTCCCGACTTCTGTACTACGCTACGAAGCACGAGCGGATCCAGTCACTCAAACCTGAGCATCGCCGTATGATTGAGCATCTCACATTTTCACAAGGAGGATCAGGCAGTACATCGACTTTGATACACGACGCAGTTCTTGGAGTGACGTCAATGTCCGTATTGGATGCAATAACTCGGGCCCGTTCGGATATTGATAGCCTTGACAGCTATGGGTGGTGTCCGCTACACTGGGCAATCTATCTCGACGATTACAAATCGCTCGAGGTCCTACTTTACCGTGGCGCCAGCCCAAAGACAGTGACCAGAAGCGGTTGGACGCCGCTTCATTACGCGGCGAGATATGAACCTCCTGGCTCTGTGAGAATGGCCCAGGCAGTCATTGAAGCCGGCGCAGATATCAATGCACAGGTCAGAAACTATCGGGGGTTCAAAGGGGAAACTGCAATCATATTCGCCTTCGACAACCCGGAGATGGTTAAACTTCTGTTGGAGCACAGTTCCGTCATTGTTGTCAAAACAGACATTAATTGGGTGTGTCCGTTGTCGTACCGAGCTCGTCGGACGAGCAACGTCGATCGTCATGATCCAAGAAGATGGCACTGGGATCGATCCCTTGATCTACTTATCAGTGCCGGTATGGACCTCGACTTGCCATCGCAGCAAACGGGCTACGAGGGACGAACGCCTCTTCATGATACGATCCTGTGGCGTAATGCAGCGTTGTTAGAGCTCTTGATCCAACATGGCGCTAGGCTCGATGCCATGGACAAGTATGGGTCAGGCGTGCTACACTTTGCAGCTCAAAGTGCGAACCTCGAGCTCATCAACGTGTTGCGGGATGCTCAGATCTGCGGTTTGAATACGGATCAAACAAACGCTGCTGGCGATACGCCGATGAGGATCATGACGGCACGGATgtacggcgccgaggaacGAAGGCAGCCTGGCGAGACAAGACCGACGTATGAGGAGTGGTTGGCCTTCAAACAGCTGTTGCTGGAAATACGGGGACGCACCTGTGGCCACTTCTCGACAGATCATACCGGCACAGTGTTTCTTGGGAGGTATTCGCACAATGCCCAGAGTGATGTTGAGGATATCACTTCTATGGGGGTTTCGGAGGACGACCACAGCGATGAAGACGAGTTCTTTGACACATCTGAAGGGTTACAAAGCTAA
- a CDS encoding Thioredoxin, with product MRLSPMFLLLGSTLLCGAQAAAVADEKDDQANTFNSMKVPPMLELTPDTYDKEVKAHQFMLVKHYSPYCPHCIDYAPIYQTLYEFYYTSKPESKEDKSFTDFYDFRFATVNCVAYYDLCASHNVASYPTTILYKNGELAELIKGVKEIDQLSPIIEKQLEAAKPGTRPRNIELPEAGDKYSPDKAPGKSDDSKKPADDKADAPKNAKNDAKADAKTDAKTPPKEETKAPPKAPPAKGDAKPVDKTDAKTEAKTGTNAEKADAKASTTEKAVATPTKSVVKKPTVTPNKDGISMPLTAEKFQSLVTMTQEPWFVKFYAPWCHHCQAMAPNWQQLAKEMKGRLNVGEVNCDVETRLCKDVRLRGYPTILFFKGGERVEYEGLRGLGDFVHYAEKAIDISEGVQDVDAESLAALEEKEEVIFIYFYDHATTSEDFMALERIPLSLIGKAKLVKTKDPVLYARYKITTWPRLLVSREGRPTYYQPLTPKEMRDVHQVLNWMKSVWLPIIPEMTASNARDIMDGKIVVLGIINREDQEGFLRAKRELKSAANEWMDKQITLFQHERQELRDAKQLRIDEAEDRGDQRALRAAKATRINMDKSDRKQVAFAWVDSVFWQRWIRTTYGIDTKDGDRVIINDEDNRRYWDTTITGNNILLSRTSILETINKVVTSPPKIKPKLTISSFEKIFFDMRVTFVEHPYLTLGCIVGLAFGAFSWFRSRARRGRGGHFRLEESWGNKELMKEGLLGPNGNGKVD from the exons ATGAGGTTATCGCCTATGTTCCTTTTGCTGGGCTCGACCCTACTTTGCGGGGcgcaagcagcagcagtagcagacGAGAAGGATGACCAGGCAAACACCTTCAACTCCATGAAGGTGCCGCCGATGCTCGAGTTGACACCGGACACCTACGACAAGGAGGTGAAGGCCCATCAGTTCATGCTTGTCAAGCACTACAG CCCTTATTGCCCGCATTGCATAGATTATGCGCCGATATACCAGACCCTATACGAGTTCTACTACACCTCCAAGCCTGAGTCCAAGGAAGACAAATCGTTCACCGACTTTTACGATTTCCGCTTCGCCACGGTGAACTGCGTGGCCTACTACGATCTTTGCGCATCCCACAATGTCGCATCGTACCCTACTACCATTCTCTACAAGAatggcgagctggccgagttGATCAAGGGCGTCAAGGAAATCGACCAACTCAGCCCCATTATCGAGAAGCAGCTGGAAGCGGCCAAGCCCGGAACCAGGCCCCGCAACATCGAGCTACCCGAGGCGGGCGACAAGTACTCCCCCGACAAGGCACCCGGCAAGTCCGACGACTCCAAGAAGCCAGCggacgacaaggccgacgccCCGAAGAATGCCAAGAACGATGCCAAGGCCGATGCGAAGACTGACGCGAAGACGCCGCCCAAAGAAGAGACCAAAGCTCCCCCGAAAGCCCCTCCTGCGAAGGGTGATGCGAAGCCTGTCGATAAGACCGATGCGAAGACTGAGGCGAAGACTGGTACTAATGCCGAAAAGGCCGACGCAAAGGCCAGTACCACCGAGAAGGCTGTTGCTACTCCTACCAAGTCCGTGGTGAAGAAGCCTACCGTTACTCCCAACAAGGACGGCATTTCTATGCCTCTTACCGCCGAGAAGTTCCAATCCTTGGTGACCATGACCCAAGAGCCCTGGTTCGTCAAGTTTTACGCGCCGTGGTGTCACCACTGCCAGGCCATGGCACCTAACTGGCAGCAACTAGCCAAGGAGATGAAGGGTCGGTTGAATGTCGGCGAAGTAAACTGCGACGTGGAGACCAGACTTTGCAAGGATGTCCGCCTCCGCGGCTACCCTaccatcctcttcttcaagggCGGTGAGCGGGTCGAGTACGAAGGTTTGAGAGGCCTCGGCGACTTCGTCCATTACGCCGAGAAGGCGATCGACATTAGTGAGGGGGTTCAGGATGTGGACGCCGAGTCGCTGGCAGCCCttgaggagaaggaagaggtCATCTTCATATATTTCTACGACCATGCTACCACCAGTGAGGACTTTATGGCTCTCGAGCGTATTCCCCTCAGTCTCATCGGCAAGGCGAAGCTTGTCAAGACGAAGGACCCCGTCCTCTACGCTCGTTATAAGATCACGACTTGGCCTCGCTTGCTCGTGTCCAGGGAGGGTCGCCCCACGTATTACCAGCCGCTTACGCCCAAGGAGATGCGCGATGTTCACCAAGTTTTGAACTGGATGAAATCTGTCTGGCTGCCCATCATTCCCGAGATGACCGCCTCCAACGCGCGAGACATAATGGACGGCAAGATCGTCGTTCTCGGTATCATCAACAGGGAAGACCAAGAAGGCTTCCTCAGAGCCAAGCGCGAACTGAAGAGTGCCGCCAACGAGTGGATGGACAAGCAGATCACCCTCTTCCAGCATGAACGACAAGAACTGCGGGATGCCAAGCAACTCCGCATTGATGAGGCTGAAGACCGCGGCGACCAACGCGCTCTGCGCGCAGCCAAGGCCACTCGCATCAACATGGACAAGTCAGACAGGAAGCAGGTTGCCTTTGCCTGGGTCGATAGCGTCTTCTGGCAGAGGTGGATTCGCACCACATACGGCATTGACACCAAGGATGGAGATCGTGTTATCATCAACGACGAAGAC AACCGCCGATACTGGGATACGACCATCACTGGTAACAACATCCTTCTGTCCCGGACCTCGATTTTGGAGACCATTAACAAGGTCGTcacctcgccgcccaagaTCAAGCCCAAGCTCACCATCTCGAGCTTCGAGAAGATCTTCTTTGACATGCGCGTAACTTTCGTCGAGCACCCCTACCTGACCTTGGGCTGCATCGTCGGGCTGGCATTTGGTGCCTTCTCATGGTTCCGCAGCCGCGCTCGCCGGGGCCGTGGTGGACACTTCCGCTTGGAGGAGTCCTGGGGCAACAAGGAACTGATGAAGGAGGGTCTGTTGGGCCCCAATGGCAACGGCAAGGTGGACTAG